A genome region from Wielerella bovis includes the following:
- a CDS encoding 50S ribosomal protein L25/general stress protein Ctc — MTVIQATIRSEQGTGASRRLRHDSKVPAVVYGLGETKAITVDHKEMFYALQKENFFTQVLKLSIDGKEQDVIVRDYQMHPVKRQVQHIDFQAIDLNQPVRIKLPVHIVNAEKSHAVKLQSGRVSLLSTVVDCLVNPKNIPAALELDCEKVVAGDILHLTDVTYPADVQSIALKRGSNLAVATVTGKKR, encoded by the coding sequence ATGACAGTTATTCAAGCAACTATTCGTTCAGAGCAAGGTACTGGTGCGAGCCGCCGCCTGCGTCACGATAGCAAAGTTCCAGCCGTTGTATATGGCTTGGGTGAAACCAAAGCGATTACCGTAGACCACAAAGAAATGTTCTACGCTTTGCAAAAAGAAAATTTCTTTACGCAAGTATTGAAATTGAGCATTGATGGTAAAGAACAAGATGTCATTGTGCGTGATTACCAAATGCACCCTGTAAAACGTCAAGTACAACACATTGACTTCCAAGCCATTGATTTGAATCAACCTGTTCGCATTAAATTGCCTGTTCACATTGTAAATGCTGAAAAATCACACGCAGTAAAATTGCAATCTGGTCGTGTATCTTTGTTGTCAACCGTAGTTGATTGCTTGGTTAATCCAAAAAATATCCCTGCAGCATTGGAATTGGATTGCGAAAAAGTCGTTGCTGGCGACATCTTGCATTTAACTGATGTTACCTACCCTGCCGATGTACAAAGCATTGCTTTGAAACGTGGCAGCAATTTGGCTGTAGCAACCGTTACTGGTAAAAAACGCTAA
- a CDS encoding ribose-phosphate pyrophosphokinase, with product MAFDSLMVFTGNANPEMASRVAKHLDTALGNASVKKFSDGEIAIELLENVRGRDVFILQSTCAPTNDNLMEILTMADAFKRASAGRITAAIPYFGYARQDRRPRSARVPISAKLVANMLEAAGIDRVLTVDLHADQIQGFFDIPVDNIYATPILTHDIMQQRIDNLMVVSPDIGGVVRARAVAKMLGTDLAIIDKRRPKANVAEVMNIIGDVSGKTCLLVDDMIDTANTLCKAASALKERGAERVLAYATHAVFSGGAVERLNTSDIDQVVITDTIPLSEAAKASPRIRQVSIAGLLAETVRRISNEESVSYLFNEDLIQPNSLFLL from the coding sequence ATGGCTTTTGATAGCTTAATGGTGTTCACTGGCAACGCCAATCCAGAAATGGCCTCTCGCGTCGCCAAACATTTGGACACAGCACTTGGCAACGCATCAGTTAAAAAGTTTTCAGATGGCGAAATTGCTATTGAATTATTGGAAAACGTGCGCGGTCGTGATGTGTTTATTTTGCAATCCACCTGCGCACCAACCAATGATAATTTGATGGAAATTCTCACAATGGCAGACGCATTCAAACGTGCTTCTGCTGGACGCATTACCGCAGCAATCCCCTATTTTGGTTACGCACGACAAGACCGACGTCCTCGCTCTGCACGCGTACCCATTTCCGCCAAATTGGTTGCCAATATGTTAGAAGCCGCTGGAATTGACCGCGTGCTAACTGTAGATTTACATGCCGACCAGATTCAAGGTTTCTTTGATATTCCTGTGGACAATATTTACGCTACACCCATTCTAACCCATGACATCATGCAACAACGCATTGATAATTTAATGGTGGTAAGCCCAGATATTGGTGGCGTTGTTCGTGCTCGCGCAGTCGCTAAAATGCTTGGCACAGATTTAGCGATTATTGATAAACGCCGTCCCAAAGCCAATGTTGCCGAAGTTATGAACATTATTGGCGATGTCAGTGGCAAAACCTGTTTACTGGTTGATGATATGATTGATACGGCAAATACCTTGTGCAAAGCCGCATCAGCATTAAAAGAACGTGGTGCAGAACGCGTGTTAGCTTATGCCACTCATGCTGTATTTTCTGGTGGCGCAGTAGAACGATTAAATACATCTGATATTGACCAAGTTGTGATTACCGATACTATTCCATTATCAGAAGCCGCTAAAGCCAGTCCACGCATTCGCCAAGTCTCCATTGCAGGCTTGCTAGCAGAAACTGTACGCCGTATTTCCAACGAAGAATCTGTATCTTATTTGTTTAATGAAGATTTAATTCAACCCAATTCATTATTTTTGTTGTAA
- the ispE gene encoding 4-(cytidine 5'-diphospho)-2-C-methyl-D-erythritol kinase, producing MLPTHLPHYPSPAKLNLDLRIIGKLPNGYHALESIFTLIDLHDTLAIAPRHDKQIILHTPTHGVPPEHDLTVRAAQLLQQHSGSLKNGADIWLDKKIPMGGGLGGGSSNAATVLLVLNHLWQCQLTTQQLINIGATLGADVPFFIFGQNAFARGIGEQLQPIEIPQQYYVLVRPDEHIATPKIFAHPDLPRNSPSQPNPTWHNLQPLRNDMQAVVLQDYPKVQAAFTELAQYGKPRMTGSGACLFLPCETAEQAQIIYAKLPNHLQKWCVRNVATHPLFSFLSKY from the coding sequence ATGCTCCCTACCCACCTCCCCCACTATCCCAGTCCCGCCAAACTCAATCTAGATTTACGCATCATCGGCAAACTGCCCAACGGCTACCATGCCCTAGAAAGCATCTTCACCCTGATTGATTTGCACGACACACTCGCCATCGCTCCACGTCATGACAAGCAAATCATTTTGCACACACCCACGCACGGCGTACCACCTGAACACGATTTAACCGTCCGCGCCGCTCAATTATTGCAACAACATTCAGGCAGCCTGAAAAATGGCGCAGACATTTGGCTAGACAAAAAAATCCCCATGGGTGGCGGTTTGGGCGGCGGCAGCTCAAATGCCGCAACCGTATTATTGGTATTGAACCATTTATGGCAATGCCAACTGACCACACAACAACTCATCAACATTGGTGCAACACTTGGCGCAGATGTTCCCTTTTTCATTTTTGGGCAAAACGCATTTGCACGCGGCATCGGCGAACAACTACAACCCATCGAAATTCCGCAACAATATTATGTACTGGTACGCCCAGACGAACACATTGCCACACCCAAAATCTTCGCCCATCCCGATTTACCACGCAACAGCCCCAGTCAACCTAATCCCACTTGGCACAATCTGCAACCCTTACGCAATGATATGCAAGCCGTTGTTTTACAAGATTATCCAAAAGTTCAGGCTGCCTTTACCGAATTAGCACAATATGGCAAACCTCGCATGACAGGGTCAGGCGCGTGCCTATTTTTGCCCTGCGAAACTGCCGAGCAAGCCCAAATTATTTATGCAAAACTCCCCAATCATTTGCAAAAATGGTGCGTTAGAAATGTTGCTACTCACCCTTTATTTTCTTTTTTATCAAAATATTAA